TGGTTAGGTATTTGTCAATGTTTGCTGCTTCATTTGGTATTTTGGTGTGCAATCATATTGCATGTACTGGATTTCGACTTTGGTTGCTATTGCTGCTGATGGTCCCTGTATTCTCCGGCTTTTCATAGATTTGTATGCTTCTAAGTTTCCTCTTATCCTATCAAGAATACCATTCGGATTCTTAGCTCAGGAAGAACTCCTAGAATGTGGTAACTGTAAGATTTGAGTTTTTCATTTCTTTGACGAAGAATGATAGACGAGGTCGAGATTGAGATGATGAAAATAGTGGGGATACTGTAGGCTTTGTTTTGACCAATGGAGAACCCATACCCAGGAATGCTATGGCTGCAGAATCACCTGCTGCCATAAATTGTTGTATTCTTTTATCGGAAAGTCTCTTGAAATTTGAAATAGATATTGCTTATCCTTTTCACCATTTTATATATTCTTCTCAAACATAATTTATTGAGCTGAAACTACTTTCTTTGTTGCAGATCTTTTCTTATAGATTAATGAAAATTGATACTTCTCTTCCTCTTGTGCCCCCATAGGAGAAAAATATGCTCTTTATAAATCCTACTTCAGGGGGTGAGCACATTTTATTATATTGTTCCTTACTGAGAATTATCTGTTGTCAAACAAATTGAGATTTTATTTTGATAGGGTATCACATTTGCTGCCACAAAGTTGAAATGATATGTCGATATTAAACAAGATGCTATAATATAGCATTTTAAACCTATTTAATAAGTAGAAATATTGTTCTCTAATGCACTTTACAAGTAATAACATGTTTGCACTATAGCCTGCCAAGATAGCAGACACTCTGCTTGATCTAACTTATTTTTTACCTAACGTATGTATAGCGTCTAAACCTTTGAGTAATGTGGCAAACAGAAACAGACAGGTAATGAAGAAATATTTTGGAATAAAACCTTTGAGTAATGTGGtggttgaatttttattttgttttgttcttatCTTTCCCCGGTAATATTTGTCTTGTGTATTAAGTTATCTGTCATGTCTAATATGATTCAAATGAAATGCTCACTTATAAATATTTCTTACGAGCCATAGGATATTTCTACATATAGATACTTGGAAATTTATACAAAAATGTCACGATCTGGATTTCctaccctcgagagtcgtgatggcgcttactcgtgaaagctaggcaagccgagtgttaTAAATTCATTACTCTTTTTATTAAGCATTTTCAACAGTTCAATATAATAGGGGATCAAACAGCGGAATAATTAAAATAAtcagaaatgcggaagacgaaaactaTAGTTTAATCAAACATTGTTACATGAATCCGAAATACAACACTACCCATAATTTGGTGTCACAaagtcacggactatctatgaatactacaaacagaggtttgaaagataaatacaaagctgtctctgaaatacataaaagaaacaaaatggaaagatagaaggagacgccaaggtctgcggatgcctgcaggactacctcgggtcgcctgttggaccgaatgcagcaacctcactgcggtccaaatgctgcagcaccgggatctgcacacagtgcagagtgtagtatcagtacaaccgatctcatgtgctagtaagtgcctagcctaacatcgacgaagtaatgacgaggctaggaccagactaccaaataaacctgtgcagttaaattatATACAGTGGAAAAATAAAAGTAGATGtttacagttaaagatgggagggggaaagcaTGTTGTGGGGAATATCAAATAACAACAGAATACCAAAAGAGGAATCTAAAGAAACCAAAATTCAATTGTCACcaagaataagaaaaacaaacacactattcactttcatttctttcttgttgcaggcgtgcaacccgatcccaaatcatataagatcatggcggcgtgccacccgatcccatttcatatattaccgtggcGGCAAGCCACCCGATACCATTTCATATATTatcgtggcggcgtgccacctgctcccatttcatatattaccgtggcggcgtggcggcgtgccaccggctcccatttcatatattacagtggcggcatgccacccgctcccatttcatatattaccgtggaGGCGTGCCACCGGATCCATATACAATACAACATCAATCATAAAGGAATCCCTGCAAGGAAACAAGAGTATAGCAAtaatatcccggtaagggagacaattttataaacaataacatcccggcaagggagacaattttATAAACATTTAAATCtcgacaagggagacaatatcataaacaataacatcccggcaaaggagacaATATCtttaacaataacatcccgacaagggagacaataatgaaaatcatcatattaagcatgagTAAATCACAACGGATTCACAACAATTATAATACGAgattcacgggcatgcttgacaccaacgtatagatactcgtcaccaaacctatacgtcatactctacaattaacacatagcaaataggacacaactcctaatccctcaagctaaggttagaccaaacacttacctcgatgccacgaacacaattcaagcctcaactaccagtttacctcttgtttccaccaccaattcacttgtatctagcaataatttacttaacgatatcaataaatgctaagtgAATCAAtaccaatgcatgaaaataggttttataaaaatttccccaaaagtcaaaaattgacctcaggcccacatggtcaaaactcgaggttcgaaccaaaactcgattacccattcacccatgaacccaaatatataatttattttgaaatcgggcctcaaatcgaggtccaaattcccaaaatttgaaaaacctaagttcatccaaaacacccaatttcccacaTGAAagcccttgattttgagttgaaatcatgtgaaacgatgttaaagattaaagaaaatgagttagaaatgacttacaatcgatttagaAGAgtagttgcctttgaaaaatcacccaaagatgtttaggttttgaaagagtttgaaaaatgaaagattttcgactaagttatgatttacacaggcgcagatatcgcaattgcgatgatatGTTCGCATTCGGCAAAAGCTTCACAATTGCGATGGATGCTATCtctgctttcttcgcaaatgcgaaccattgTTCGCAAATACGATGCCTGCTAAGGCCGCAATTGCGACATAAGCTTCGCAACTGCGAAGGTTTCCTACCCAGCccactcttcgcaaatgcgagctcgcaattgcgagcaaagCCTGCAGACCTGTAACACACAACAacttttcctaagttcaaaacacccCGGGGCCTAACCAAAACTCACCCCGAgccatcggggctccaaaccaaacatgcacgcaagtccaaaaacatcatacagacttgctcgtgcgatcaaatcatcaaaataacatcaataactatggatttagcatcaaaattaaagaaaaatctcatGACCTCTTAAGGTCCAATTTTAACAACCgatggtccgattcacgtcatatcaagtccgtttcttactaaattttacaggctcaacttaaatgccATATAATttcatcaaattcaaacacattccaatttctaaaaactcttataattttagttaaacaattttcttcaaaaatttatttctcgggcttgggacctcggaattcaattccgagcatacgcccaagtcccatatttcctacggaccctccggaaccGTCAAAGCATGGGTCCggatctgtttacccaaaatgttgatcgaagtcaatttaaatttattttaaaagcaaaatttatcattttccatagattttcacataacgACTTTCCGGATACACTCCCAGACTGTGCACcaaaattgaggtgagacaaaaagaggtttttaaggccttaggAATACAGAATCGACTTGTAATGTGATGAcctcatcacattctccacctctaaaataatcgttcgtcctcgaacggacataagaaggaagtacctgagtcagagaaaagatggggatatcggctccgcatatcgaactcgaactcccaggttgctgcctcaacaggctgacctctccactgaacacgaacataaGGGAAACTCTTCAAtttcaactgacaaacctgccggtctagaatagctaccggctcctcctcataggacaagtccttgtccaattagacagtgctaaagtctaacacgtgggatggatcgtagtgatacttccgaagcatggacacatgaaacactagatgcacgactgataagttcggcggcaacgcaagtctgtaagccacctctctcactcgatcaagaatctcaaaaggaccaatgaacctagggctaagcttgaccctcttcccaaatctcatcacacccttcataggcgacacccgaagtaaTACCCGTTCGCCGACCataaatgccacatcacgaaccttacggtcagcataactcttttgtctggactgagctatacgaagcctatcctgaatgatcctgaccttgtccaaggcctcatgtactagatccgtacccaacaaccgatcttctcccagctcaaactatccaaccggtgaccgacaccgcctaccatataagcctcataaggagccatctggatgctcgactagtaactattgttgtaggcaaattccGCTAAAGGcagaaactgatcccacgagcctccaaagtcaataacacaagctcggagcatatcctccaaaatctaaatagtatgctcggactgcccgtccgtctgaggatgaaacattgtgctcaactcgacccgtatgcccaactcatgatgaactgctctccagaaatgagaagtaaactgcgtacctcggtccgaaatgatagacacagacacaccatgaagacgaacaatctcccagatatacaTATCAGTTAACCTCTCGAAAGAATAAGAGACTGTCACATgaataaaatgcgctgacttggtcagcctatcaataataacccacactgcatcgaacttcctctaagtccgtgggagtccaacaacgaagttcatagtgatacactcccacttccactcaggaatctcaatcttttgaaacaaaccaccaggtctctgatgctcgtactttacctgctgacaattcaaacaccaagccacatatgcaacaatatccttcttcatcctcttccaccaataatgctgccgcagatcctgatacatcttagcggtgcccggatgaatagagtattgGGAACTGTGGGTCTCCTCTAAAATAAACTCTTAAaatccatccatattaggcacacaaacacgaccctgcagcctcaaaactccatcatctcctaaggtaacctgcttggcaccaccgtgttgcattgtgtccctaaggacacacaaatgaggatcatcatactgccgatctcggatacactctaataaagaagaacgagcgattgtGTAAGCTAACACAcgattgggctcagaaacatccaaccttacaaactgattggccaaagcgtAAACATCTAAAGCAtgcggtctctcaccgatcggaatatacgcaagactgcccatactggctgacttcctactcaaagcatcaaccaccacattggcttttcccggataatataagatggtgatatcataattaatagctccaaccaccttctctgcctcaaatttagctccttctgcttgaacaattattgcaaactcttgtgatccgtgaacacctcacatgacatgccgtacaaataatgcctccaaatcttcaatgtgtgaacagtggctgctaactccaaatcatgaattggataattcttttcatgaatcttcaactgatgtgaagcataagcaatgaccttgccatcctacttcaacaccgcaccaagtccaatacgagatgcatcacaataaactgtatattgccctgaacctgtgggtaaaACAAAACCGatgtcgtagtcaaagctatcttgagcttctaaaagctcgcctcacactcatccgaccatctgaactaggcacctttctaggtcaacctggtcatcggggttgcgatagatgaaaacccctccacaaaccgatggtaataacccgccaaacccaagatactccggatctctgtagctgatgctggtctaggccaattcttgactgcctctatcttcttcggatctacctaaataccctctactgatacaacatgacccaagaatgcaactgaactcaaccagaactcacacttcgaaaacttagcatacaactgactatcttcaaagtctgaagaaccattctcagatgctgctcatgctcctcccggctgcggcaatagatcaaaatatcatcaatgaagactatcacgaacaaatccaagtaaggcttgaacactcggttaatcaaatccataaaaattgatggggcatttgtcaacccaaatgacatcaccaagaacttataatgcccgtaccgagtgcggaaagctatcttagggacatctgatgacctaatcctcaactgatggtagccagatctcaagtcaatcttcaaaaataccttggcaccctaaagctgatcaaacaaatcatcaatcctcggcaatggatacttattcttgattgtaaccttgttcaactgccggtaatctatacacattctcatcgatccgtccttattcttaacaaacaacaccggcgtaccccaaggcgagacactaggacTAATGAAGCATTTATCGAGCAAGTCTTacaactgctcctttaattccttcaactcaagtgggccatatgatacggcagaATAAAAATGGCCTGattgcccggagccaaatcaatgcagaagtcaatatctctgtcgggtggcatacccagcaggttgaaggaaatacctcaagaaacttacgaacaataggcacagaatccatagaaggaacctcagcactagaatcacgaacatatgcaaaatatgccaaacaccccttctcgaccattcgccgagccttcatatatgagataacactatgggtagaatgaccaggagtccctctccactctaaacaaggcaaccctggcaaggctaaggtcatagtcttggcatgacagtccaagatagtgtggtaaggtgataactagtccatcccaatatgacatcaaaatcaaccatgtccaaaagtaacaaatctactcgagtctcaagaccccaatcacaactatacatgaatgatggacacgatctaccacaatagcatcacctaccggtgtagacacatatataggagcactcaaagaatcactaggcatgaccagatacagtgcaaaataagatgacacataggagtatatagACCCTGGAACAAATAGTACTGAAGCATCcttactacaaaccagaacagtacctgtgataactacatcggaagcctcagcctcaggcttggctagaaaagcataacatcgaggctgagccccaccactctgaactacat
This sequence is a window from Nicotiana sylvestris chromosome 3, ASM39365v2, whole genome shotgun sequence. Protein-coding genes within it:
- the LOC104231745 gene encoding uncharacterized protein isoform X1, which encodes MHLLEVLQPFLFHQKVPKILFSLSNKRKLQKFSAKLSIDNFKSIKFDVNINVKKNSNEDRFDYLQVFVNVCCFIWYFGVQSYCMYWISTLVAIAADGPCILRLFIDLYASKFPLILSRIPFGFLAQEELLECGNCKI